The Microbacterium limosum sequence GAAGGTTCGCAGCCGGTCGGGCAGCACCCCGAGCTTCGCCTTCGCGGCGCGGGGGTCGGCCGCGGCATCCACGCCCGCGATCTCGACGGTGCCCTCATCCGCTCGCAGCAGGCCCGCCATGATCGACAAGGACGTGGTCTTGCCCGCCCCGTTCGGGCCGACGAGCCCGAAGAAGCTGCCCGCGGGAACTGTGAGATCGATGGCGTCGAGCACGGTGTGCCCGCCGAATCGCTTGGTCACCGCCGTCATCGCGATGGCGGGGCTGTCGGAGTCCGCATCCGCGGTCGCCACCCCCTCTGCGGCTGACTCCGCCGCCACATCCGCGTCCGTCGCGGCGGTGGCGTCTACGGCTGAGACGTCCGCGACCGGCGCCTCGTCGGAACCCTCGGCTTTCGTCTCGGGCTCAGGCCCGGGGGCCGCATCCTCGCGCCCCGCGCGGGGCTGCCGCGCAATCGCCACCGTGTCCGGGACGGGCTCGGCAGCTGTATCGGCCTCGACATCCTCGCCTTCGCCCTCCGCCACCACCGCGATGTCCGGTGCGATGACCGGCGCAGCCGTCCCCGACGGCTCTTCATCGGCGTCGGCTCGACCCGCGTCGTCCTTCTCGCCCGTGCCCGCCGGGATGCCTTCGGCCGCGAGCGCCTCGCCAGGGACCGCGGCTTTCAGCCGGGCCGCCTCCGCAGCGCTCAACGGCGGAAGCGGCGGAAGCGGCGGAAGCGCCGATACGACGCCCGTGCTCTCGTCGTCAGCCGGGGAGGGGGCGGACGCACTCGATTCGGGCGTGGGAAGGTCCGTCTTCTTCGGCACCGCCGCCGCACGCGGCTTCCTGGGCGCCGCACCGGCCCCGGACTTACCGGACGCCGCACCGGACCCGGACTTACCGGATGCCGCACCGGACCGGGGCTTGCGGGGAGCCGTGGCGGCACGCGGCTTCTTGGCCGCCGCCCCGGCACCCGACTTCTCCGGCTTCGCCCCGCCGCTCGCGGCCGTCACACGGGGCGCCCGGGGCGCACGCGGCGCGGCGGGCTTCTTCTCGCCCGTCGGCGTTCGCGCGGGGCGCTTGCGGGGAGGTGGCGTCGACTTCTCCGCGCTCGATCCGGCATCGTCCACGGACGCGTCCGGTGCGGGCGCCGACGCGTCGGGCTCGTCGGACGGATCACGCGGGTCTGAGCTCGAGGCGGTCACCGTCCCAACGTATCAACCCCGTCGGGTTCGCACCGGCGCGGGGGGCAGCCTCGGCGCTCCGCGCGGGGCGACCGAGGCGCATGATGACGCAGTTGTCACGATGGCGCAACGGAGGCGGCATATTCTGCCCCTTCTCAGGGGGCTTCGATACCATGCAGGAGGCACAACGGGGTGTCGCGTCGATGAATCGACGTTGAACACACGAACCGCAACGGTTCATGAGCGGTCACACCACACACAGCGCACACTCCCAGGAGCACCATGACTCACCAGATCGTGATCCTCGCCGCGGGCATGGGCTCGCGGCTGGGCCGCAGCCTGCCCAAGCCCCTCACCGCGCTCAGCGACGGCCGCAGCATCATGCGTCAGCAGCACGACAACATCCGCGCCGCCTTCGGCGACGATGCGCGCATCACGACCGTCGTGGGATATCGCGCCGAGACCATCGTCGAGGCGTTCCCTGACGTCGATTACGTCTACAACGACCGGTACGACCAGACGAACACGTCGAAGTCGCTGCTGCGAGCCCTCAAGGCGACGGGCCGGGCCGGCGTGCTCTGGATGAACGGCGACGTCGTGTTCGACCCCCGCGTGCTCGGCCGCGCCGTCGACCTCATCGAGCGCGAGCAGTCGTTCGTCACCGTCAACACCGCGAAGGTGAGCGACGAAGAGGTCAAGTACACGGTCGATGACCGCGGTCTCATCAGCGCGCTGTCGAAGACCGTTCGCGGCGGGATCGGTGAAGCCGTCGGCATCAACTACATCGCCGCGGCAGACAAGAAGACCCTCATCCAGCAGCTGGGCCGCGTCGACGACCAGGACTACTTCGAGCGCGGTCTCGAGTTCGCCATCATCGAGAACGGTCTGCGCCTGCAGCCCCTCGACATCTCCGATCTGTACGCGGTCGAGGTCGACTTCGCGGAAGACCTGGAGCGGGCGAACCAGTACGTCTGATGGATGCCGCCGAGATCCGTCGACACCCATGAGTGACGAGATCCACCGCATCCACTCGCTGCCCCACGGAGCGGCGTGGGAGGGCGGTCTGCCCCCGGTCGGCTCCGCCGAGCATCCGCTCATGATCCGTGCGCTGGATCGGGTGCTCGCGATACAGCGACCGGTCGTCGTGGCGCACATCCGCAGCATCCGGCTCCGGCACCCCGGCGCCGGCCCGGCTCAGATCATCACGATGCTGGAGCGGCGCTATCTCGCCGCCGTCACGACGGGCGGCGCGGCGGTCGGCGCGACCGCCGTCGTGCCCGGCATCGGAACAGGCATCACGTTGGCGCTGTCCGGTGTCGAGACGGTCGGCTTCCTCGAGTCGACGACCCTCTTCGCGCAATCCGTCGCCGAGGTGCACGGCATCGCCGTCTCCGACCCCGACCGGGCGCGCGCACTCGTGCTCACCCTCATGCTCGGCAAGGAGGGCGTCGACCTCGTCGCGCAGCTCGCCGGACAGGCGTCGGGCCGTGGCGCGAGCCGCTCGGCCTACTGGGGCGAGATGGTCACGAAGACCCTACCGCGCGCGGCCATGGGGCCCCTCGTCGATCGCCTCAAGGGGGCGTTCATCCGCCAGTTCGCGGCGCGCGGCGGCGCGTCGTGGCTCGGCAAAGCCCTTCCCTTCGGCGTGGGCGCCGCCGTCGGAGCGGCGGGAAACCACATCCTGGGCCGGCGCGTGCTCACGGGTTCACGCCGGGCGTTCGGTGCTCCCCCGATCGCCCTGCCCGAGGACCTCGAGCCGCGCCCGGGGGCCCAGCGCGCAGAACGCGCCGCCCTGTCCTCCCTCCGCCGCGCCGGCGGCGCGATGACAGGGGGCGCAACGGCGGCGGCGCGCGGCATCGGGCGGGCGGGGCGCCGGGTGGGCGGCGTCGCGGACACGCTGCGTCGGAGCCCCCGCGCGATCGCACCGCCCGACGACGACGACTGACCAGGCCGCTGCGACTCCCCGCCCCCGCTAGGAGATCGTCGTCTCGTCGAGCTCGGCTTCCTCGGGCTCCTCATCGTCGCCGCGCCGCGCAGCGCCGTCGTGCCACGACTCCCACTCCCGCATGAGGGATTCGACCGCCGCGTGGAACTTCGCCGTGGCTGCCCCCGGCGCCGGGTCGCCGAAGTAGCGCCGCACCCACTCCGCGAGTCGACGTGTGCTCTCGGGATCCGCGACAACCCGCTCGACCTCCTCGGTCACACGCCCCGCGGCCTCCGCGGTGAGCCACTCGCAGTCCGAGAGGTATCCGTGCGTGTCGATCACGGCCTCCTCGTCGACCGGCCGCGTGATGAGCAGTGGCTTGCCTGCGGCGAGACGGTCGTAGACCATCGCCGAGATGTCGACGATTGCGACGTCGGCCGCAGAAAGCTGCCATCCGAGCTCTGGGCCGTCATCGAACACGTGCTGAGCGCGCGGGTCGGCCGCATTCGCGGCCCGAAGCGCGGCGATGATGCGGCGATTCGCCTCGCCGTACTCGCTGTCGACGACGCCGCTGCGCGGGTGCGGGCGGTAGATCACGCGGTGCCTGCCCGATGCGAGAAGGGGCGCGACGAGCGCCTCGCCGTGGCTGCGGATGGAGCCGTAGTGGGCCGAGGGCCGATCACCCTCCCAGGTGGGCGCGTAGAGCACCACCGTTCGGTCATCGGGCGTGTAGGGGGGCGTACCCGAGTAGTGGTCGGCCTGGGGCCGTCCGATCTCGATCGCGCGGCGGTCGAAGTCGTAGTCCCAGAGCACGCGCTCGAGCCGGTCGCGGGCCGCCTGCCCCGCGATGAAGGCGAAGTCGTAGGCCTTGTACTGATTCGTGGTCATGTACATCTTGTCGGACTCGCCATGGTTGATGAACACGTGCCACCGGCGTCCGTAGCGGAACATCTGGAAGTTCCGCGTGTTCTGGTTCACGTAGAACACCACGCGGATGTCCTGGCTCTGGATGGCCCGCTCGAGGTCTCGCACCGTCGGCACGAACGCGACCGGCAGGGCATCGTCGGCCAGCAGGGCCCGCGCACCCGTCGCGGAGCGCGCCAGGACGACGACGGGCCAGCGCGCGGCCAGCTCCTGGAGCGGCTTGTACCACTGCCGCATCTGGTACATGTTCACCTCGCCGTCGGCGAAGTACACGGCGATCCGATAGCGGTTCGACGGATGCGGGGGCGTGTGCGCGAGGGTCTGACGGACGCTGCGCACGGCCGACCGCGCCGCCACCGCCTTCCTCAGCAGCGCAGCCGCCTTGCGTGCATCCGACACGATTCCCATCCCTCCACCCTACCGACGGCCATCTCCGCTCCCGTGGGATGATCGATCGATGCATGAGCCCGGGACGACACGGCGGCCGCCGCGACGACGCGACGCACCCGTCGTGCCTCCGGGCGCGGGCGTGTCGTACGTCATGCCCGTTCTGAACGAGCGGAACTACCTCGAAGCCGCCGTGCGCACCGTGCTGACGCAACAGCTCGACGGCCCCGCCGAGGCGATCCTGGCGCTCGGGCCATCGACGGACGGCACCACCGAGCTGGCGAGGACGCTCGCGGCCGCAGACCCCCGGATCACCCTCGTGGACAACCCGGAAGCGGACATTCCGCGCGGCCTGAACCTCGCGATCGCCGCCAGCCGTTACCCGACGATCGTCCGCGTCGACGCCCACTCCGAGCTGGCCCCGGACTACACCCGCCGTGCCCTGCGCACGCTGGAGCGCACGCGAGCCGCCAACGTCGGCGGAGTCATGCGTGCGGACGGCCGTACGCCCTTCCAACGGGCTGTCGCCCGCGCCTACAACTCGCCCATCGGTCTCGGCGGAGGCGCCTATCACGGCGGTACGCGAGAGGGCGAGGCCGAATCGGCCTACCTCGGAGTGATGCGCAGAGCGGTGCTCGACGAGGTCGGCCTGTTCGACGAGTCGATCCGACGCGGCGAGGACTGGGAGCTGAACCTCCGTATCCGGGCGGCCGGCTACACGGTGTGGTTCGACCCGACGCTCGCCGTGACGTATTGGCCCCGCGAGAGCTGGGCGCGCCTGGCCCGCCAGTTCCGTGCCACCGGGTCGTGGCGCGGCGAGCTGGTACGACGGTACGGCCGGCGCAACTCGCTCCGTTTCTTCGCACCCCCCGCGCTGGTCATCACGATCGCGCTCTCGCTGGTCGTCGCAACGCTCCAGGCAACACGGGTGCTGACGGGATGGATCGCGCTGGCCGCGAGCATCGTGTACCTGCCACTCGCGGCGTATGCCGCCCTGGTGGCCGTCGTGGCGGTCGGTCCCGGCGGCGGGCGGGGCCTGCGCGACAAGCTCTGGACGCTCGCCGTGCTGCCCACGATGCACATCGCCTGGGGCGCCGGCTTCCTGCTCGGGCTCGCCCGGGGGGCTCACGACACGATCGACACGTCGCGCATCGGCGACCGGAACACACCGCTTCCCTGACCCGCCGCCGCCCGTCGCCGCTCCCGCCTCGACAAGGCGCAGATGGAGCCGTCAGCCGCGGAGGAGACCCTGATCGCGGAGACGCGCGACGACCCGCTCGGCGGCGCGCCCGTCGTCCCGGGCGTTGAACACCGCACGCCACGCGTCGTATCGCGCGGAGAAGACCTCGGTGACGGCGGGATCCGTCAGAGCGTCGACGAGCTCGCCGTGCGTGCTGACGACCGGTCCCGGTGCGCGCTCGGCGAGATCGAAGTAGAAGCCCCTCAGCCGCCCGCGGTAGTGGTCCAGATCAGGAGCGAAGAAGTAGATCGGCTTGCCGGTGACCGAGTAGTCGAACATCACGGACGAGTAGTCGGTGATGAGCGCATCGGACGCGAGGACGAGGCGTGAGACATCGGGATACCCGGTGACGTCGATGACGCGAGGACCCGCCACGTCGCTGCCGGGCAGGAGCGTGCGGGAATGCCCGCGCACGAGGACGACGGCATCGGCATCCTCTGCCAGCCGCTGCGGGTCCAGGAAGTCGACGATCAGCTCGCGGTCGTCGCGCCACGTCGGGGCGTAGAGAAGCACGCGCTCCCCGTCGCCGATCCCGAGCCCGCGCCTGACCGCGGCGGCCGGCCCCCTCGCGCCGGAACCGCCCGGCCCGTGGGTCGTCAGGACGTCGTTGCGCGGGTAGCCCTCCACCCAGATGGGACGCCGGAGGAACGCGTAGGCCTTCCGCAGGATCCGCGCCGCATAGGGATTCTGCGCGAGCAGGATGCTCCACCGCCGGGATTCCCTCACCACGGCGGCCATCCGCCGGGGATCGAACCCGGGGCGGTGCAACGCGAGTCGCTTGAGCGGCGTCCCGTGCCACGTCTGCAGCACGTGCTGCCCAGGACGGGCCCGGAAGCCGTGCCGCAGCCAGTCGTTGACCACCAGCAGCCGGGACGTCGCCCGCGCCCGCCACCACGACGCGGAGCCTTCCACCAGCGCCGTGGCGCCCTCGGGGACGGCCACGGAGAGGTCGACCACGCTCCAGTAGCGCGGTACGTGCGGCGCCACGCGCGCGATCTCCCGGTCCAGCGCGAGGGGGTTGCACGACGCATTGCGACCGTAGAAGCTCTCGAAGAACACGGCATCCTCGAGCGGTTCCCCCGCGGCCGCGCGGCGCGCCGCGACGGCTGCCGGGCCCTGGGGGGCGAGCTCGTCCGGATCCTGGGGCGGACCCACCTCCACCACCCCGCTGCCGCCGTCGAAGGACGCGCGCAGCATCTCGAAGCCCTGGGTCTCGAGCGAGTCGCGGGGCGCCTCCGCACCGTCCACCACGAGGCGGTACCGTCCCGAGGGCACGGGAAGCGACGGGTTGCCCCACCGGCGCGTGTGCAGCACCAGACGCGCCCGCCACGTCTTGCCGCCTCCGGTCAGCACCGCGTCGATGCGCGCGCGTGCGCCCTCGAGGCTCACGGCGGAGGGTCGCTCCCCCGCACCCGTCAGCTCCAGCGAGGGGACACCGTCCCGAGTGGTGAACGAGACGGTCGTCATGGTGTCCTCTCCGCAGCGGCGGGACGCGTCGTGGCGAGCGGTTCCCGTCTCAGGATGGCACGGTGGACGCGCTCGGCGTTCCGACCGTCTCGATAGGCGTGCACCTTTTCGCTGAGCTCCGCCGACCGGCGCGCGCGACGCTCCCATTCGGCGCTGTCGACGAGCAGCGCGCGCAACTGGTCGGCGGTCTCGTCCCAATCGCGTGCGCAGTCCGTGCCCGCGACATCCTCGTACCTGCCGTAGAAGCCGCGGTCGCGTGCGTATTCGCGGACGTCGGGCGCCAGGTACACGACGGGGAGCCCGAGCAGCCCCGCGTCGAACGCGAGAGAGGAGTAGTCGGTCACCAGCGCGTCGAATGCCGGCAGCACCGGCGTCACATCCCTCACCACGTCGGCACCGAGCGCCCGGATCCGCGGCGAGGGGACGGCGGGGCGGTACTCCCCCGCCCCCAGCGGGTGGGAGCGGATGCACAGCAGCGCGTCCTGCTCGTCGAGAAGGCGGGAAAGGCGCGACCATTGGTCCGGCGAGGGTATCGCGGGGTCCGGCGCGCCGTCGCGCCAGGTGGGCGCGTACAGCACGAGACGTGTCGCCGGGGTCGGGAGGTCGCCGATCGCGGCCCGGAGCGTCGCCGCCGCGGCGCGACGGCGCTCGGAGACGTCGCCCCGCGAGAGCACGTCCGTGCGCGGCTCCCCGGTCACCGGAACCTGCGCATCCGTGAGGGTGAACGCCGACTCGAGGCGACCGCGCACGAGGTGGGATGCCGCGGGAAGGAGGTCTATCTGGGACGTCGTGGCGCGGTAGAGCGCGCCGATCAGGCGGCGGAGGGCCCGGGAGTCGGGCAGCAGGGAGCTTCGCACCGTGGCGGGCGAATCGGCGCCGATGCGCTTGAGGGGGATGCCGTGCCACAGCTGCACGACGAACGCTCCTCCCACCGCATACCGGTTGACGTCACCGAAGCCGTGGGTGACGACGATGACCCGCGCCCGCGCGGTCGCCCAGAACCCGCGCAGGGAGACCGCGGGAACGTGCGGGATGCCGAGGGCGTCCGCCTCCGCCGCGTCGCGAGCGGAACCGGTCAGCCAGATCGAGCTCCGCGTCTGCGGGGCGGCGACGCGCCAGAGAGCGAGCGCCCCATCCGCGACGCCGACGCCGCAGCCGAAGACCCAGCGCCCACGCGCACGCGGGATGACGAGGGTTGCGAGATGGCCCAACACGTAGAGCGGGATGCGGACGAGCTTGGCGACGTTTCCCGCGCCGAACGAGAATGGCGCCACGATCCCTCCTCTCCGGGCGAGCCTATCGCGCGATGGCGTCTCCTCGCGGCGCACGACGAAGCGCCCCGCGAGGTGTGCGGGGCGCTTCGTCGTGCGTCGTCGTGTCAGTCGAGCGCGCCGAGTGTCGCCTCGACGGTCTTCTCAGCGCCATCCCGGACGAAGGTGACGGTCACCTCGGCACCGGCCGCCTCGGCCCGGACGAGCGCCGTCAGATCGATCGAATCGGCCACCGGGACGCCGTTGAGCGCCGTCACGATGTCGCCGGCCCGCAGACCCGCCTGCTCGGCCGCGCCGCCTTCGGTCACGGAGTCGACGTAGGCCCCGGAGATCTCGGCGTCCTCCACCGCCGCGGCGGACAGGACGGTCGCCCCGAGGAGGCCGTGCGTGGCCTCGCCGTCCTCGATGATCTCGTCGGTGACGCGCTGGACGATGTTCGACGGGATCGAGAAGCCGACGCCGATCGATCCCGAGCCGGACGACGAACCCGCCGTGGCGATGGCGACGTTGATCCCGATCAGAGCGCCGTCGCTGTCGACGAGGGCGCCTCCGGAGTTGCCGGGATTGATCGCCGCGTCGGTCTGGATGACCGAGATCTTGATCGTTTCGCCCGCTCCGGTGCGCTGCTGCTGGCCGGGGATGTCGAACTGGAACGGGCTCTGCGACTGCCCGTCCTCCTCGTCCTCCTCGGCATCGCCGCGGGACTCGGGCACGGCGGCGGAGGCGATTTCGATGCTGCGGTTCAGGGCGCTCACGATGCCCGTCGTGACGGTGTTCGACAGGCCCAGGGGTGCGCCGACGGCCACCGTCTGATCGCCCACGTTCAGCTCGCTGGAATCGGCGAACTCGATCGGCTGCAGGCCCTCGGCATCCACCAGCTTGATCACCGCGAGGTCGTACATCGGGTCGGTCCCCACGACCTCCGCGTCGAAGATGCGACCATCCGAGGTCGTGACGCGGATCGTCGGGTCGTCCGCAGCACCGTCGAGGGTGATGACGTGCGTGTTGGTGACGACATAGCCGTCCTCGCTGAGGATGACACCGGAGCCGCTTCCGCCCGAGCTGCCGTAAGTTACCTCGATCGTCACGACGCTCGGAAGGACCTTGGCGGCGATCGCCGTCGCCTCCGTCACGTCTTCCGTGTTGTTGATCGTGACGGCACCTCCCCCGGTGGCCACGGTCGTCGCGGGCTGATTCCACAGCTGCGATCCGGCATACGCGCCGCCGAGCCCCGCGGCGCCGCCAACGAGCGCGGCGGCCACGATGAGTCCCGCGACCTTCGCTGCGCCCGAGGCGCGTCGCGGCGGCGCGGCGGCGGGGCCGAACGAACCGGAGAGGGGAACGGTGGGCTGGGTGGGATTCGTCGCGGCCTGAGGC is a genomic window containing:
- a CDS encoding ATP-binding cassette domain-containing protein → MTASSSDPRDPSDEPDASAPAPDASVDDAGSSAEKSTPPPRKRPARTPTGEKKPAAPRAPRAPRVTAASGGAKPEKSGAGAAAKKPRAATAPRKPRSGAASGKSGSGAASGKSGAGAAPRKPRAAAVPKKTDLPTPESSASAPSPADDESTGVVSALPPLPPLPPLSAAEAARLKAAVPGEALAAEGIPAGTGEKDDAGRADADEEPSGTAAPVIAPDIAVVAEGEGEDVEADTAAEPVPDTVAIARQPRAGREDAAPGPEPETKAEGSDEAPVADVSAVDATAATDADVAAESAAEGVATADADSDSPAIAMTAVTKRFGGHTVLDAIDLTVPAGSFFGLVGPNGAGKTTSLSIMAGLLRADEGTVEIAGVDAAADPRAAKAKLGVLPDRLRTFDRLSGRQLLYYYGVLRGLRPAVVNDRIADLARVFDLRDALARSVSDYSAGMVKKIMLAGAMIHSPRVLILDEPFEAVDPESSDIILDILRSYVEHGGTVVLSSHGMGLVERVCTRVAVIVDGRVLAQGTVDDVRGDLTMEQRFIELTGGLDDAEGLEWLHNFSD
- a CDS encoding NTP transferase domain-containing protein, with the protein product MTHQIVILAAGMGSRLGRSLPKPLTALSDGRSIMRQQHDNIRAAFGDDARITTVVGYRAETIVEAFPDVDYVYNDRYDQTNTSKSLLRALKATGRAGVLWMNGDVVFDPRVLGRAVDLIEREQSFVTVNTAKVSDEEVKYTVDDRGLISALSKTVRGGIGEAVGINYIAAADKKTLIQQLGRVDDQDYFERGLEFAIIENGLRLQPLDISDLYAVEVDFAEDLERANQYV
- a CDS encoding CDP-glycerol glycerophosphotransferase family protein is translated as MGIVSDARKAAALLRKAVAARSAVRSVRQTLAHTPPHPSNRYRIAVYFADGEVNMYQMRQWYKPLQELAARWPVVVLARSATGARALLADDALPVAFVPTVRDLERAIQSQDIRVVFYVNQNTRNFQMFRYGRRWHVFINHGESDKMYMTTNQYKAYDFAFIAGQAARDRLERVLWDYDFDRRAIEIGRPQADHYSGTPPYTPDDRTVVLYAPTWEGDRPSAHYGSIRSHGEALVAPLLASGRHRVIYRPHPRSGVVDSEYGEANRRIIAALRAANAADPRAQHVFDDGPELGWQLSAADVAIVDISAMVYDRLAAGKPLLITRPVDEEAVIDTHGYLSDCEWLTAEAAGRVTEEVERVVADPESTRRLAEWVRRYFGDPAPGAATAKFHAAVESLMREWESWHDGAARRGDDEEPEEAELDETTIS
- a CDS encoding glycosyltransferase family 2 protein, which gives rise to MHEPGTTRRPPRRRDAPVVPPGAGVSYVMPVLNERNYLEAAVRTVLTQQLDGPAEAILALGPSTDGTTELARTLAAADPRITLVDNPEADIPRGLNLAIAASRYPTIVRVDAHSELAPDYTRRALRTLERTRAANVGGVMRADGRTPFQRAVARAYNSPIGLGGGAYHGGTREGEAESAYLGVMRRAVLDEVGLFDESIRRGEDWELNLRIRAAGYTVWFDPTLAVTYWPRESWARLARQFRATGSWRGELVRRYGRRNSLRFFAPPALVITIALSLVVATLQATRVLTGWIALAASIVYLPLAAYAALVAVVAVGPGGGRGLRDKLWTLAVLPTMHIAWGAGFLLGLARGAHDTIDTSRIGDRNTPLP
- a CDS encoding CDP-glycerol glycerophosphotransferase family protein; this encodes MTTVSFTTRDGVPSLELTGAGERPSAVSLEGARARIDAVLTGGGKTWRARLVLHTRRWGNPSLPVPSGRYRLVVDGAEAPRDSLETQGFEMLRASFDGGSGVVEVGPPQDPDELAPQGPAAVAARRAAAGEPLEDAVFFESFYGRNASCNPLALDREIARVAPHVPRYWSVVDLSVAVPEGATALVEGSASWWRARATSRLLVVNDWLRHGFRARPGQHVLQTWHGTPLKRLALHRPGFDPRRMAAVVRESRRWSILLAQNPYAARILRKAYAFLRRPIWVEGYPRNDVLTTHGPGGSGARGPAAAVRRGLGIGDGERVLLYAPTWRDDRELIVDFLDPQRLAEDADAVVLVRGHSRTLLPGSDVAGPRVIDVTGYPDVSRLVLASDALITDYSSVMFDYSVTGKPIYFFAPDLDHYRGRLRGFYFDLAERAPGPVVSTHGELVDALTDPAVTEVFSARYDAWRAVFNARDDGRAAERVVARLRDQGLLRG
- a CDS encoding CDP-glycerol glycerophosphotransferase family protein; the encoded protein is MAPFSFGAGNVAKLVRIPLYVLGHLATLVIPRARGRWVFGCGVGVADGALALWRVAAPQTRSSIWLTGSARDAAEADALGIPHVPAVSLRGFWATARARVIVVTHGFGDVNRYAVGGAFVVQLWHGIPLKRIGADSPATVRSSLLPDSRALRRLIGALYRATTSQIDLLPAASHLVRGRLESAFTLTDAQVPVTGEPRTDVLSRGDVSERRRAAAATLRAAIGDLPTPATRLVLYAPTWRDGAPDPAIPSPDQWSRLSRLLDEQDALLCIRSHPLGAGEYRPAVPSPRIRALGADVVRDVTPVLPAFDALVTDYSSLAFDAGLLGLPVVYLAPDVREYARDRGFYGRYEDVAGTDCARDWDETADQLRALLVDSAEWERRARRSAELSEKVHAYRDGRNAERVHRAILRREPLATTRPAAAERTP
- a CDS encoding S1C family serine protease: MSENLGVRPDDDDHHDTTQPAAHEEQGAGATDAERVPASAHANAAPTAPAAPYSGTAYPERPPLPPQAATNPTQPTVPLSGSFGPAAAPPRRASGAAKVAGLIVAAALVGGAAGLGGAYAGSQLWNQPATTVATGGGAVTINNTEDVTEATAIAAKVLPSVVTIEVTYGSSGGSGSGVILSEDGYVVTNTHVITLDGAADDPTIRVTTSDGRIFDAEVVGTDPMYDLAVIKLVDAEGLQPIEFADSSELNVGDQTVAVGAPLGLSNTVTTGIVSALNRSIEIASAAVPESRGDAEEDEEDGQSQSPFQFDIPGQQQRTGAGETIKISVIQTDAAINPGNSGGALVDSDGALIGINVAIATAGSSSGSGSIGVGFSIPSNIVQRVTDEIIEDGEATHGLLGATVLSAAAVEDAEISGAYVDSVTEGGAAEQAGLRAGDIVTALNGVPVADSIDLTALVRAEAAGAEVTVTFVRDGAEKTVEATLGALD